The genomic region CTGCGCAGCTTTCCCACCCTGACCGCAGATGACGTCCGGGCCGTCATCGCCTTCGCGGCGGCCTCCACCGAGGAAGACCTGCCGGTACCGGAAATCCCGAAGGCATCGTGAGGTTCAAGCTCGACGAAAACCTCCCGGCCGAATTGACCGAAGTTCTCGGTCGGCACGGCGCCGATGTCGACACCGTCCCGATGCAAGGACTGACCGGTCAACCCGACGCAGCCATCTGGGAGGCCTGCCTCAGCGAACGGCGATTTCTGATTACCCAGGACCTCGACTTCTCGGATATTCGCCGCTACCGCCCAGGCACCCACCCCGGGCTGCTCCTTGTTCGGCTCGACGCGCCGAGCAGGCGCAATCTCCTTGCGCGCATGGCACAGCTGTTCGAGTGCGAAGACGTCGACAGCTGGGCCGGCTGTTTCGTGGTCGTCACCGACAGAAAGATCCGTGTTCGCCGGCCCTGACTCCTGCGGAATCACTACCGACCAACGCCAGAAGTGACGCTCAGCGTCACCTTGGAGGGGCGCTGTCTGGACGCAATGCGTCAGCTTGCCGTGAATAGCAGGGTGGCCGACGCCGACACACTGACAGCCCAATCAATGAAAGTTCCTTGAACTTCAATGAGTTCACGGCACCCCTAAAGAATCCCTTACCCCATCCGCCATATCTGGCACGGCTCCTGCTCGCAGGGAAGCCAAGGCCGGGACTACCCCGCCGACAACTCACAGGTCACCACCCACTCATCAGGAGACAGACCCATGAAGAAAGTACAGCAGGGTTTCACCCTCATCGAACTCATGATCGTGGTCGCGATCATCGGCATCCTGGCCGCGATTGCTCTGCCGGCGTATCAGGATTACGTCATCAAATCCAAGATGTCCGAGGTTATTCTGGCCACCAGCCAGTGTCGGACCACGATTGCGGAGGTCTACCAGACCGCCCCTGCCGGCACCACGCCGGGCGCAAATGGCTGGGGATGCGGTGAAGGCACCACGACGACCCAGTACGTGAGCGCGATCGCAACTGATGCAAACGGCGTCATTACCGTTACCGTCCAGAACATTGACAGCGCCGTAAACGGCATGACGGTCGACCTGGTGCCCACCGACTCCTCGGGAACCGCTCTTACTGTTGCCAGCATTCCCACGCAGGTTGGCGGCTTCGACTGCGGCCCCGGCTCTTCGAATGGCGTCTCGGCGAAATATCTGCCTGGCTCCTGCAAATAATCTCCGGCGATATCCACGCGCCCCCTGGCAAATCAGCCGGGGGCGCGTTCTTTCATTCCACGCAACTTGTTACCGACCTGTGACAGGCCAGCAACATCCTGTCGCCCTTCCCCCGTAAAGATCAGTCGCCAAAAGCCGATAACCTTCCTGGCAGGGCGAAACGTGGGACACCACGACACCGAAACCATCCGGTTGTTATTTCGCAAGAATGGCAGTAAGTTTCATGGCTTCGAGCGGTGACCACGTAACGAATTTCTCTGTACCTTTCTATTGAGACAACCGAGAAGACATGTCCGCACCTGCATCGTCAATCACCCTCACCGGCCTCGCCCGCCGCCTTGTCCAGGAAAACCTGCTCGACGAAGGTGCGGCCGTTTCCGCCGTGGAAGCGGCGAACAAGGAAAGGGTGCCCTTCGCCAGCTACCTGGTCGCCAACAAGCTGGTTTCGAGCGCCGACATCGCCCGGCTGGCCTGCCAGGAATTCGGCCTGCCGCTGTTCGACCTCTCCGCCATGGATCTGGAGGCGGCACCCATCAAGCTGGTGGAGGAAAAGCTCATCCGCCAGCACCATGCGCTGCCGCTGTTCAAGCGCGGCAACCGGCTGTTTGTAGCGGTATCCGACCCGACCAATCTCTCCGCACTCGACGAGATCAAGTTCCACACCGGCATCACCACCGAGGCCATACTCGTCGAGGAGGACAAGCTCGCACAGGCCATCGACAAGGCCCTGGACGCCGCCGACACCAGCATGGCGGACATGCTGGACGAGGACCTGGAGAACCTGGACATCGTCTCCGGGGAGGAGCTGGACCAGCAGGACGACGACAAGGGCTCCGAGGTCGACGACACGCCGGTGGTGCGTTTCGTCAACAAGATCCTGCTGGACGCCATCAACAAGGGCGCCTCGGACATCCACGTGGAGCCCTACGAGAAGACCTTCCGCGTACGCTTCCGCCAGGACGGCGTGCTGCACGAGGTCGCCCAGCCGCCCATCGCGCTGGCGCCCAAGATCGCGGCCCGCCTCAAGGTAATGAGCCGCATGGACATCGCCGAGCGTCGCATTCCCCAGGACGGCCGCATCAAGATGCACCTGTCCAAGAACCGGGCCATCGACTTTCGTGTAAACACCTGCCCGACGCTGTTCGGCGAGAAGATCGTGCTGCGCATCCTGGACCCCTCCAGCGCCAAGTTGGGCATCGATGCCCTGGGCTACGAGGAGGACCAGAAGCAGCTCTATCTGGAAAATCTGAACAAGCCCTACGGCATGATACTGGTCACGGGTCCCACGGGTTCCGGTAAAACGGTTTCGCTGTACACCGGGCTGAACATCCTCAACACTCCGGATCGCAACATCTCCACCTGTGAGGACCCGGTGGAAATAAACCTGCCGGGCATCAACCAGTGCAACATGAACCCCAAGACGGGATTCACCTTTGCGGAGGCCCTGCGCGCCTTCCTGCGCCAGGACCCGGACATCATCATGGTCGGCGAGATCCGTGACCTGGAAACGGCAGAGATCGCCATCAAGGCGGCCCAGACCGGCCATATGGTGATGTCCACCCTGCACACCAACGACGCGCCCCAGACCCTGGCCCGTTTGATGAACATGGGCGTACCGCCCTACAATATCGCCTCTGCGGTAAATCTCATTATTGCCCAGAGACTTGCGCGCCGCCTGTGCAACAATTGCAAGCAACCGGACGATGTTCCGGAGGCGGCCCTGCTGGAGGAAGGCTTCACGGAGGAACAGATTCCGGGCCTGAAGCTGTACAAGGCCAATCCCGAGGGATGTGACCAGTGCACGGGCGGATACAAGGGGCGTGTGGGTATATATCAGGTCATGGAGATCTCCGAAGCCATGTCCCGTATCATCATGGAGGGCGGCAATGCCATCCAGTTGGCCGACCAGGCCCGCAAGGAGGGTATCCGCGACCTGCGGCAATCGGGGCTGCTGAAGGTCATGCAGGGCATCACCAGCCTGGAAGAGGTCAACCGGGTGACCAAGGACTGACGAGGGGATAGAAAGGGATGGCGGAAAAGGCAATCAAGCAGGACCTGTTCACCTGGGAGGGCACCGACCGGCGCGGCAACCGCGTCAAGGGGGAAAGCCGGGCAGCCAACCAGAACATGATCAAGGCAGACCTGCGCCGGCAGGGCATCACGCCGCTCAAGGTCCGCAAGAAATCGGCGCTGTCCTCCCGATCCAGGAAGAAGAAGATTCTCCCCAAGGACATCGCCATTTTTACCCGTCAGCTCGCGACCATGTTGGCTGCGGGCGTACCGCTGGTACAGGCCTTCGAGATCATCGGCAAGGGCCACGAAAATCCTGCCATGCAGGAACTCGTGATGACCATCAAGAATGATGTAGAAGCTGGATCCAGCCTAAATTCCGCTCTAGCAAAACACCCGCTTTACTTCGACGAACTTGTCTGCAATCTGGTGGAGGCTGGTGAGGCGGCTGGTGTACTTGATACGCTTCTGGACAAGATCGCTACTTACAAGGAGAAAACTGAAGCACTCAAAAGCAAGATCAAAAAAGCATTATTCTATCCTACAGCGGTCATGATCGTAGCTTTTATCGTTACCGCGATCCTGCTGATTTTCGTGGTACCTCAGTTTGAATCAGTGTTCCGTAACTTCGGGGCAGACCTGCCAGCGTTCACCAGGATGGTCATAAACCTGTCGGAGTTCATGCAAAAATACTGGTGGGCAGTTTTTGGCGGGCTCGGTATCGCCGTCTATTCCATACTAGAGGGCAAACGGCGATCCATCAGGTTCAATCATTTTCTGGACCGATTGATACTCAAATTACCAATTGTGGGGGAAATCATGCGCAAAGCGGCTGTTGCCCGCTATGCGCGCACCCTGTCCACCATGTTCGCGGCCGGCGTGCCGCTCGTGGAAGCCCTGGAGTCCGTGGCTGGCGCAACAGGGAACATCGTTTATGGCCAGGCGGTTTTGCGCATGCGCGACGCCGTC from Thiohalobacter sp. harbors:
- the pilB gene encoding type IV-A pilus assembly ATPase PilB, which translates into the protein MSAPASSITLTGLARRLVQENLLDEGAAVSAVEAANKERVPFASYLVANKLVSSADIARLACQEFGLPLFDLSAMDLEAAPIKLVEEKLIRQHHALPLFKRGNRLFVAVSDPTNLSALDEIKFHTGITTEAILVEEDKLAQAIDKALDAADTSMADMLDEDLENLDIVSGEELDQQDDDKGSEVDDTPVVRFVNKILLDAINKGASDIHVEPYEKTFRVRFRQDGVLHEVAQPPIALAPKIAARLKVMSRMDIAERRIPQDGRIKMHLSKNRAIDFRVNTCPTLFGEKIVLRILDPSSAKLGIDALGYEEDQKQLYLENLNKPYGMILVTGPTGSGKTVSLYTGLNILNTPDRNISTCEDPVEINLPGINQCNMNPKTGFTFAEALRAFLRQDPDIIMVGEIRDLETAEIAIKAAQTGHMVMSTLHTNDAPQTLARLMNMGVPPYNIASAVNLIIAQRLARRLCNNCKQPDDVPEAALLEEGFTEEQIPGLKLYKANPEGCDQCTGGYKGRVGIYQVMEISEAMSRIIMEGGNAIQLADQARKEGIRDLRQSGLLKVMQGITSLEEVNRVTKD
- a CDS encoding pilin, which encodes MKKVQQGFTLIELMIVVAIIGILAAIALPAYQDYVIKSKMSEVILATSQCRTTIAEVYQTAPAGTTPGANGWGCGEGTTTTQYVSAIATDANGVITVTVQNIDSAVNGMTVDLVPTDSSGTALTVASIPTQVGGFDCGPGSSNGVSAKYLPGSCK
- a CDS encoding type II secretion system F family protein, which codes for MAEKAIKQDLFTWEGTDRRGNRVKGESRAANQNMIKADLRRQGITPLKVRKKSALSSRSRKKKILPKDIAIFTRQLATMLAAGVPLVQAFEIIGKGHENPAMQELVMTIKNDVEAGSSLNSALAKHPLYFDELVCNLVEAGEAAGVLDTLLDKIATYKEKTEALKSKIKKALFYPTAVMIVAFIVTAILLIFVVPQFESVFRNFGADLPAFTRMVINLSEFMQKYWWAVFGGLGIAVYSILEGKRRSIRFNHFLDRLILKLPIVGEIMRKAAVARYARTLSTMFAAGVPLVEALESVAGATGNIVYGQAVLRMRDAVATGQQLQLAMQQTGLFPNMVVQMVAIGEESGSLDAMLAKVADFYEQEVDDAVDGLSSLLEPLIMAILGVLVGGLVVAMYLPIFKMGSVV
- a CDS encoding DUF5615 family PIN-like protein encodes the protein MRFKLDENLPAELTEVLGRHGADVDTVPMQGLTGQPDAAIWEACLSERRFLITQDLDFSDIRRYRPGTHPGLLLVRLDAPSRRNLLARMAQLFECEDVDSWAGCFVVVTDRKIRVRRP